One window of Desulfarculus baarsii DSM 2075 genomic DNA carries:
- a CDS encoding phage holin family protein — translation MKKGIIFRWIVNALGLLLVSWMFDGIWVKNIGWAFVAAIFLGVFNAVIRPLIILLTLPLTFLTMGLFIFLINALMLWLTGWLLAGFEVNGFWAAVGGSLVLSAISMAANSLVGDRGGIEVIELRRGSGGRWETRG, via the coding sequence ATGAAAAAGGGAATAATTTTTCGCTGGATAGTCAACGCCCTGGGCCTGCTGCTGGTCAGCTGGATGTTCGACGGCATCTGGGTCAAGAACATCGGCTGGGCCTTTGTGGCGGCCATTTTCCTGGGCGTGTTCAACGCCGTTATCCGCCCCTTGATCATCCTGCTCACCCTTCCGCTGACTTTCCTGACCATGGGCCTGTTCATATTCCTGATAAACGCCCTGATGCTGTGGTTGACCGGCTGGCTGTTGGCCGGTTTCGAGGTCAACGGTTTTTGGGCGGCGGTGGGCGGCTCGCTGGTGCTCAGCGCCATCAGCATGGCCGCCAACAGCCTGGTGGGCGACCGCGGCGGCATCGAGGTCATCGAGCTGCGTCGCGGGTCGGGCGGTCGCTGGGAAACGAGGGGTTAA